DNA sequence from the Lycium barbarum isolate Lr01 chromosome 5, ASM1917538v2, whole genome shotgun sequence genome:
TGGTGGAGGAACATAAAAGTGGCACACGGAGAGGAAATTCGACAACATCTAGGGTCATTAATGTCATTAATGGGTATCCAAGCTAACAAAACTCTCACCATGCTACTGATAGAATTTTGGGATCCCGCCAGTGTAACCTTCAATTTTTTGGATTTTGAGATAACCCTTACTTTAAAGGAAGTTTGTGGATTCACCGACTTACCATTTGAGGGAAGAATGCCAGTGTCACAATCCTTCATATCAGGAGAGAAATTCTTGCGCATTTTGGGATTTAATGTTTACCCGGTCTTGAGGAACGTGGAAAATGATCGAGTGAAGTTTGACTTCCTTTTTCAGAGATTTTGGCGTCGAAAAAGCTTTGATCGATATCGGGATGAGTTTGCGTGTGACCGCGGAAGGTGGGAGAAAATGCGGCCACGAGTCTTCGCCGTAGCCTTGTTGGGAGTCTTGGTTTTCCCAAAGAGAGCCTACCGAATCAATATTAACCTTTTGCCACTTGTTATGAATAGCTTCTCGGGACCGGATGAATTGACATTAGTCCCTATTATCCTCGCGGAGATGCTCCGAGCTCTATCAGCTTGTCCAAGAGGGCATAACGTTTTCGAGGGGTGTAATCTTTTGCTGCAGTTATGGGCCACGGAACACTTCTATacttgcccccccccccctccaatcATGGATTACTGCATAGATGCTCGCAGCAGAATTTAGAGCCATACGGAAAGAATGAGGTACTGGCCTAAACCTATAGAAGAGGAGTGGCGCGCATTCTTGGTTCAGCTCACGGGATATGCTATTCAGTGGAAATACCCCTGGCTGTCGGGGAGACCTTTGGTAAGAACTGCGAATTTGTACTTCGTTGAGTTGGTCGGGTTGGACGGGATTTAACCGGATGCGCCTCTTAGGGTCTTGAGGCAGTTTGGAGTTACACAAGATGTCCCAGTCTGGTCCCGTATAGCACCGCAATGAAGGTAACTATGATAAGGTGGTTCCAGTAGTACGAGTGAGAATTCTACAAAGAGAATGGTTGAACATGATCACAATTGGTATGGGTGAAGAGAGTTGGTGCACACCCAAGTATTACGCCTGGTATAATGTGGGAGGCCTGACACTTTTGCCAACCGAGGATGGATTCGATGGGCTCACGGATGATGAGGTAGCTGCTTGGCTTACAGTTGAGATATTGCCTCTCATGAACATCGATAATAATATGTACAGGCAGGTAGTTCCAGGTTCAGTAAACCATCTGGTACAACTGGTAAAAGAGGAAGATCCGGTGGAGCCGGAAGATGAGATGGAAGAGGATCCCAAAGAAGAACCGACAGAGCCAGACGAACCAATGGAAGAGGATCCAGAAGAAGATCCAGAGTGGGAATCAGAGCGTAATCTTGTAATGGAGGTAGAGCCGGAGAAATCACCTGAGTACCCTCCAGCAGGATATTTAGAGGAGGAACCAGAGGTGCAGTCCGAGTGCAGGCCTACAGTACATGGTATGGAGGAGGGACCTGAGTATGACCCGGAGGCAGGTTGGGAGATAGAGACAGACCAGAGAAAGAACCTGAGTACGACCCAGGGCCTGATTATGATCCAACATATGATAGGGATGGCAATGACTGCCCGACATGGCCCTAGACTATTTTCTTTcccctttgtttttgttttctttacaTTCCAAAAGAGTGTCGTATGGCCCAATCCCTTTGTACGCCCCCGTGGCCAcccttttcattttcatttcaacattCCATCGATTCATTCCTTTTGTATGCCTTTATGGCCATCCCTTTTGTGTCTTATCATTTCAGGCTGCCATAGGCCTATCTTTGTAAGCTCTCAAGTTATCTTTTGTTGGAATGGAAGTTATGTTTGTTCTAAAAAATCACAGAATGTGTCAAaaaaggatcatcatcatcaacttGTGTGTAACATAGGCTTACCTCTAGCAAAAAAGAGGCTCCACAATTAGGACACGCTTGTTTGCACGTCGACTTGACGTAATTATGTGATCAAATGTGTTACTATACTCTTTCTAAAGTTTCCCGGACTAACTTTTGTTTTTCAACTGTCGTTATTTTAGTTTTATCCCCCCAACAAAGGTTGATTTGTGTTGATCTTCAAACTGGCCGAGTCACACTATAATTTGAGGTCTAAGGGAAAAATGACTATCACCAACGAAGTCAACCCAACTGCTAACCTTTCCATAACAAATGAGAATCCAGAAAGCTCGACAGAGAGGATTAATCTGAACGATGAAGAAGAGATCGCTTTGCTAAAGCTACAACTTGACGAACTAAGAGGAGAGCTGCGCCAAGTTAGGGACCTGACCCATCTCATTGTGACTGCTTTCCCAAACCCACCTCACTTTCCATCTTTGGACTCGCCGGTTCCAGAACACTTCCCTCCATCTACACGTCCACCTCCAATACCCCTTTCCATTTCCAACCTACCTTCGGTCACTCCCGCGAATGTACCAAATATGCATAAACAAACCCCTTACGTCCCCGACTACATCCATACTTCACAAAACCCACTATCAACCCAAACCGCTACTGCACCTACTTACCCCACCGTGCAGCACATACCAAGGGAACACGTTGACACTTCTCACGAGCAACATGTGCCACCTGTATATGCAGCTAGGGCTCCAACCTTTACCGCTCCTGTCACAGTCAGGGTCCCGTTCGAGGTAGATCAGTATGCAGAAATGGAGAGAGATGCCAAGATAGGAGAAGACGAATCAATCATTAGCTAGCTGCACAGTCTAAGGAAATAAATGAGGAGCATGCGAGTCACTTGGGGAAGTGAGAGTTTGGATTATGATGATCTATGCATACACTCGGATATTGGCATGCCAGTAGGGTACAAACCTCCTAAGTTCGATATTTTTTATGGGACATGTGATCCTCATGCACATTTGAGGGCCTACTGCGACAAGTTAGTAGGAGTAGGAAGGAACGAGAAATTGAGGATGAAATTGTTTATTAGAAGTTTGTCAGAAGAGGCGCTCACTTGGTATACTCGCCAAGATCCTCGCAAATGGAGCGACTGGCAGGATATGGCTGGGGATTTCATGAATCGCTTCGGATTCAACACTGAGATCACACCAGACAGGTTTTCTCTGAGCAACATACAAAAGAAAGTGACTGAATCATTCCAGGATTATGCAAGACGTTGGAGAATTGAGGCTGCCCGAGTTATGCCCCTGTTGGACGAAAGCGAGCTCAGCAAGTATTTCATTCGAGCTCAGGAAGGCATCTACTTTGAAAAGATGATGGGATCAATGGGCCAAAAGTTCGCATatttggtcaaaatgggagacttTTTAGAAGAAGGAATTAAGTCTGGAAAGATTCAATCAATGGTTGCGCTACAAGACACAAGCAAAGCCATACAGTCAGGTTCCATTAGTGGAATTAAGAAGAAAAAGGAGGACATATCCAATATCACACCTTACTACCGGCGAGGAAAGTCATCTCGCCGATACCCCACAAACCCCCAAATCTTTGCTCATGCCCCTTATGTCCCATACCCAGCTTATAACGCCCAACCACATTACAACCCACCACGAGCCCCCACTTACCAAAATCCTCCAAGACTTTACACCCCTGTCCAAGCACCCGTCCACGAAAATAGACCATCATATGCCCCAAGACCTCACCCAACTCCCGAAGTCGGAAATACCCGAACCTACACCCCCATAGCCGAGCCTTTAGCCCAGTTATTTGAAAGGTTGAGGACAGCAAGATTATTGCAACCAATTGAAGGAAGAATCCCTGACCCAATTCCTCGAAACTTTGAGGGGAACAAACGTTGCGCATATCATTCGGGAATTCAGGGACATGACACCGAGGAATGCTTTGGTTTGAAAAATCAGGTTGAAGCTTTAATCAAGAGTGGAGCAATTCAATGCACTTCAGCACCCCCGAATGTGAACAACAACCCGCTACCAAATCATGGAAATCGGGCGGTTAATATGATATCATTTGATGAGGAATATGACTTGGAGGGAACCATTGTGTCCGTTGGAAACACTGAGGCATTTGTCGCAACATCCCCAACTGCTCCCATCATCACGGTACAGTTGAAGGCACCGGTAATTGTTCAGACATACCA
Encoded proteins:
- the LOC132639649 gene encoding uncharacterized protein LOC132639649, whose protein sequence is MRSMRVTWGSESLDYDDLCIHSDIGMPVGYKPPKFDIFYGTCDPHAHLRAYCDKLVGVGRNEKLRMKLFIRSLSEEALTWYTRQDPRKWSDWQDMAGDFMNRFGFNTEITPDRFSLSNIQKKVTESFQDYARRWRIEAARVMPLLDESELSKYFIRAQEGIYFEKMMGSMGQKFAYLVKMGDFLEEGIKSGKIQSMVALQDTSKAIQSGSISGIKKKKEDISNITPYYRRGKSSRRYPTNPQIFAHAPYVPYPAYNAQPHYNPPRAPTYQNPPRLYTPVQAPVHENRPSYAPRPHPTPEVGNTRTYTPIAEPLAQLFERLRTARLLQPIEGRIPDPIPRNFEGNKRCAYHSGIQGHDTEECFGLKNQVEALIKSGAIQCTSAPPNVNNNPLPNHGNRAVNMISFDEEYDLEGTIVSVGNTEAFVATSPTAPIITVQLKAPVIVQTYQPKFVMTTVVARKRDYDSRVVPWDYQLKGKAKMMETAVAHGMTRSGRCYVPEDLNRGSSSKKHHQRRNITDVEAAEFWKKMQTNS